The Vicinamibacterales bacterium genome includes the window GCCTGCTGTCCGCGCAGCGCCTGGAAGCCATTGGCCAGATCTCCGGCGGTGTGGCCCACGAATTCAACAACCTGTTGACCGTCATGCAGGGTCACACCGACGCATTGGCCTCCACCTTGGCACCGATGACGGACGGTGTGCAGCGGCACGTGGACGCCCTCGGACGATCGGTGGCCCGGGCGGCGCAGATCACCAGCGGGCTGTTGACCTTCGCCAAGCGCCAACCCACGGCAGGCCTGGTCACCGACCTGAACGCGGCGCTGATCGAATTGCACTCGATGATCGAAGGCCTGGTCGGCCGAACGATCTCCTTCAAGCAGGACCTCGACCCCGCCGTGCCATTGATTGCCCTGGCCCCCGCGCAAATTGCCCAGCTCGTGGTCAATCTCTCCCTGAATGCGCGCGATGCCATGCCCGAGGGCGGGAGCTTGACGGTGGCAACCAGGCTCGTGGATGGGTCGGGACTCGACGACAGCGAACTGCTCGCCTCGAATACGGGCCCGTGGGTCTCGTTGGTCGTCCGCGACGACGGTTGCGGGATGACCGAGGAAGTTCGGCGTCACGTCTTCGAGCCATTCTTCTCGACGAAACCCTCCAGGCAAGCGATGGGGCTCGGCCTCTCGATCTGTTACGGCGTGGTCGAACACGCCGGCGGGCGCATCGACGTCGAGTCGTCGCCCGGACGCGGCACCGAGGTCCGGATTCTTCTGCCGGCCGCCACACCATCCGAACAGGGCGCCTTCATGCCGCAGCCGCTGCAGTTGGGCACGCAGGGACAGGTCGTGTTGCTGGTCGAAGATGAAGTCGACGTCCGCGAGATCGTGGCGGAAGTTCTGGAGCAGGCGGGCTACACGGTGCAGGCGTGCCCGAGCCTTCAGGCGGTTGAGGCGCTGCTGGCGCAGGACCACATGGCGCCGGACCTGCTCCTGACCGACCTGGTCCTGCCGGAAGGCAGCGGCCTGACCGTGGCCGCGATAGTCACTCAACGGTACCCGGGTCTCCCGGTCCTGTTCATGTCGGGGTATTCCGAGTCGGTGTACTCGGGTGTGGATTCCGTGGCACACCTGCTGCCCAAGCCTTTCACGTCGCCAACCCTGCTGCGGAGAGTTCGCGAGTTGCTCGAGACGGATCCGGAATGAGCCGTTAGTATTCAGCCTCACTTCGATGGACCTCCTTCTGCTCCAGACGTATGCCGGTCAGACCGCGAGCTTCGTGGCATTGGGAGTGATTGCCGCCCTCATGCCGGCAGAGGCTCGCGAGTTTCCCCATGGCCGGCAATTTCGCTGGCTGGCGGCCTTCGGCCTGATCCGGGGAGGCCTTGGGTTCGTCGAGCTGTGGACCCTTGAGCCGGTCCCGCGGTGGTGGACGGCCGCCCTGCTCGCCGTCTCATTTGCCTGTCTGTTTGAGTTCACGCGGCGTCTATTTCGCGACGTCGGCCGGCGGACGTCCGCGGGCTGGACCCCCTACACGTCTCTCGCCGTGTTCATTGCCGTCATTGGCGCCACGCTGCTCGTGCCGGTCCTGGCGACCAACCGCGTGGCGGCCTACGACGCCGCCATCCGGTACCTGATCGTCCTGCCGGGCGGCGTGGGCGCGGCCATTGCCCTCCACCTCACCATGCGCGGGACGATGATCGCGCGTGTCGATCGCTGGCTGACGTACGCGCTCTGCGCCGGGTTCGCGACCTACGGGTTGCTGGCCGGACTGTTCGTCGACCCCTGGGCGGGCCTCCCAGTCTGGATGCCGACCTCGGGCTCCACGCTTGCTGTCACCGGCCTGCCCGTCGCCGTGTTCAGGGCGGCAGCGATCGCCGTCGCGGCGCTTTGCCTCGGCGCGCTGGCGCACAGGGCCTCGCACCGCGCTGGGCTGCAACTGCGCCGCCAAACGCAAGAGCTGGAAGCCTTGACCGCGAGTCTCGAGTCCAGGGTGGCCGAGCGCACCGCGGCACTTCGCGGGCAAGAGGCGTTCGCGCAGCATCTCATCAATGGCACTCCCGCCATCATCGTGCTGCTGTCCCCGGAGGGGC containing:
- a CDS encoding ATP-binding protein; its protein translation is MIATFVIGFARFSGENAIRVFAQEPPLSSAWRWTNFGQDVALGSGPATQVPRPLYQRAEVLAPTGLLVVGLLAIGLALWRSHRRSQRERALAEARLRASEERFSTLFWASPLPLLIAAEADGRIVQVNQAAEMLAGLGAAAFAGHPAFAVAAAFGSTGEPAREPVTSREVEFITPDGRELALLLHTSRLCLDDAPCLLTAITDITGLRRLEESLLSAQRLEAIGQISGGVAHEFNNLLTVMQGHTDALASTLAPMTDGVQRHVDALGRSVARAAQITSGLLTFAKRQPTAGLVTDLNAALIELHSMIEGLVGRTISFKQDLDPAVPLIALAPAQIAQLVVNLSLNARDAMPEGGSLTVATRLVDGSGLDDSELLASNTGPWVSLVVRDDGCGMTEEVRRHVFEPFFSTKPSRQAMGLGLSICYGVVEHAGGRIDVESSPGRGTEVRILLPAATPSEQGAFMPQPLQLGTQGQVVLLVEDEVDVREIVAEVLEQAGYTVQACPSLQAVEALLAQDHMAPDLLLTDLVLPEGSGLTVAAIVTQRYPGLPVLFMSGYSESVYSGVDSVAHLLPKPFTSPTLLRRVRELLETDPE